In Tripterygium wilfordii isolate XIE 37 chromosome 15, ASM1340144v1, whole genome shotgun sequence, one DNA window encodes the following:
- the LOC120016405 gene encoding putative pentatricopeptide repeat-containing protein At1g19290 isoform X1 → MLRYRSIHLPPLLLSRLHRHKSLHGSLPLLWKRRDEYKLTRPELISRISRLLVLGRYDAISNLAFDFSDDLLDSVLCSLRLNPEACLHLFKLASKQPKFRPNIRCYCKLVHILCRARMYDETRAYLRELVDLCKNNYSNFFVLDELFKFYKEFSFSLTVFDMLLKIYAEKGMTKNALQVFDNMWKYNRVPSLRSCNTLLSNLVKNNESYSAILVYDQMFRAGILPDCFTCAIMVNAYCKDGRVERAADFVREMENSGFEVNVVTYNSLLDGYVNLGDLEAAQRVLTLMLERGISWTMRTYTLLIKGYCKQRRMEEAEKVLQRMKEEGEVGVDECAYGVLVDGYCKVGKMDHAIRIQEGMLKLGLRMNLFICNSLINGYCQLGQIVLAQKVFTQLGKWKLKPDAYSYNTLLNGYCRAGNTSKGFMLCDEMLQRGIEASVVTYNTLLHGLCSAGSFNDALQLWHLMLKRGVSPNEVSSCTLLDGLFRMGDLDGALALWNNILARGFTKSKISFNTMINGFCKIGRVVEAEEVFNKMKELGCFPDEITYRTLIDGYCKAGNVEEAFKVKDVMEKEKIASSIESYNSLITGVFKSGKINKVKDLLTEMETQGLSPNVVTYGALISGWCDQGLLDKGFSAFFEMTNKGLVPNLIICSKIVSSLYSLGRFDEANLLLQKMLDFDLSDHGCFNRLFKGDIRYLEIQKIADSLDESASKLSLPNNVVYNIAIAGMCKSGKVVDARRVFTALLIRGFSPDNFTYCSLIHGYSAAGNVAEAFSIRDQMLKRGVVPNIATYNALMNGLCKSGNLDRAQKLFHKLPSKGVTPNVITYNTLIDGYCKSGNTSEALNLMHKMTREGILPSVVTYSTLIKGLREEGKMEDAIKLLDQMTKTGVIQGDMNCTDVKSVTGFLSMTTGPTFSGFTSHKELGSTGLIDIKQESDSYIISEAVC, encoded by the coding sequence ATGCTCAGATACCGTTCAATTCACcttcctcctcttctcctctctcgTCTCCACCGCCACAAATCCTTGCACGGGTCCCTTCCCCTCCTATGGAAGCGTCGCGACGAGTACAAGCTGACCCGACCGGAACTCATCTCCCGGATTTCTCGACTGCTTGTCCTTGGCCGTTACGACGCCATCAGCAATCTGGCTTTCGACTTTTCCGACGATCTCTTGGATTCTGTTCTCTGCAGTCTCCGTCTAAATCCTGAAGCGTGTCTACACTTGTTCAAACTAGCATCGAAGCAGCCAAAATTTAGACCGAATATCAGATGTTATTGTAAATTGGTTCATATATTATGTCGGGCTCGGATGTATGACGAAACGAGAGCGTATTTGCGTGAACTGGTCGACTTGTGTAAGAATAATTACTCTAATTTTTTCGTTTTggatgagctttttaagttttacaAGGAGTTCTCGTTTTCGCTTACTGTTTTCGATATGTTATTGAAGATATATGCGGAGAAAGGCATGACCAAGAATGCATTGCAAGTGTTTGACAATATGTGGAAGTATAACCGCGTGCCCAGTTTACGGTCTTGTAATACTTTATTGAGTAATTTGGTAAAAAACAACGAAAGTTACTCTGCTATTCTTGTTTATGATCAGATGTTCAGGGCAGGGATTCTGCCGGATTGTTTCACCTGTGCAATTATGGTAAATGCGTACTGCAAGGATGGGAGAGTGGAGAGAGCAGCAGATTTTGTGAGAGAAATGGAAAATTCGGGGTTTGAAGTCAATGTGGTAACCTACAATAGTTTGCTTGATGGGTATGTTAACTTGGGAGACTTGGAGGCAGCACAACGGGTGTTGACATTGATGTTGGAAAGGGGGATTTCATGGACTATGAGAACATATACTTTATTAATCAAGGGATATTGCAAACAACGGAGAATGGAAGAAGCGGAGAAGGTGCTTCAGCGAATGAAAGAGGAGGGGGAGGTTGGTGTGGACGAATGTGCTTATGGTGTTTTGGTAGATGGATACTGTAAAGTTGGTAAGATGGATCATGCTATAAGAATTCAGGAAGGGATGCTGAAGCTGGGATTGAGGATGAATTTGTTTATATGCAATTCACTTATTAATGGGTATTGTCAGCTTGGTCAAATAGTGCTAGCTCAAAAGGTGTTTACCCAACTGGGGAAATGGAAGTTAAAGCCTGACGCTTATAGTTATAATACTCTGCTGAATGGATATTGTAGGGCAGGTAATACAAGCAAAGGTTTCATGCTTTGTGACGAGATGCTTCAGAGAGGAATTGAAGCAAGTGTTGTAACTTATAATACTCTTCTCCATGGTTTATGTAGTGCAGGTTCCTTCAATGATGCTTTGCAACTTTGGCATTTGATGTTAAAAAGAGGTGTCTCTCCTAATGAGGTTAGTTCTTGCACCCTGCTAGATGGTCTTTTTAGAATGGGAGATCTTGATGGGGCTTTAGCCTTATGGAACAATATTCTGGCTAGAGGGTTCACCAAAAGCAAAATTTCTTTCAATACAATGATCAATGGATTTTGTAAGATAGGGAGAGTGGTAGAAGCAGAAGAGGTTTTTAACAAAATGAAGGAATTGGGATGTTTTCCTGATGAAATAACATATAGAACCCTGATTGATGGATATTGTAAAGCTGGAAATGTTGAAGAGGCTTTCAAGGTTAAAGATGtaatggaaaaggaaaaaattgcTTCATCCATAGAATCGTATAATTCTCTTATAACTGGAGTTTTTAAGTCTGGCAAGATTAATAAAGTGAAGGATCTTCTTACCGAGATGGAAACACAGGGATTATCCCCTAACGTTGTTACTTATGGAGCGCTTATTTCTGGCTGGTGCGATCAAGGATTGCTGGATAAGGGTTTCAGTGCATTTTTTGAGATGACTAATAAGGGCTTGGTCCCCAATTTAATTATTTGCAGCAAAATTGTTAGTAGCCTTTACAGTCTTGGTAGGTTTGATGAAGCAAACTTACTGTTGCAGAAGATGTTGGATTTTGATCTCTCGGATCATGGGTGTTTTAACAGGTTATTCAAGGGCGACATTAGATATCTAGAAATTCAGAAGATTGCAGACTCCCTTGATGAAAGTGCTAGTAAATTGTCTCTGCCCAATAATGTGGTGTACAATATAGCTATAGCAGGGATGTGCAAGTCTGGGAAGGTTGTTGATGCAAGGAGAGTTTTCACAGCTTTGTTGATTAGAGGTTTTAGTCCAGATAACTTCACATACTGTTCCCTAATCCATGGCTATTCAGCCGCTGGTAATGTCGCTGAAGCTTTTAGCATACGAGACCAGATGCTGAAAAGGGGTGTTGTTCCAAACATTGCAACATATAATGCCTTAATGAATGGCCTATGCAAATCAGGAAATCTGGATCGTGCACAAAAGCTTTTCCATAAACTTCCCTCGAAGGGGGTAACCCCAAATGTTATTACGTACAATACATTGATTGACGGCTACTGCAAAAGCGGTAATACTAGTGAAGCACTAAATTTGATGCACAAAATGACAAGAGAAGGTATTTTGCCTTCGGTTGTTACCTACTCTACCTTGATTAAAGGCCTTCGGGAGGAAGGAAAGATGGAAGATGCTATAAAGCTTTTGGATCAGATGACCAAGACAGGTGTCATTCAGGGTGACATGAATTGTACAGATGTAAAGAGTGTTACCGGTTTTCTTAGTATGACGACTGGCCCTACCTTTTCTGGTTTCACTTCTCATAAAGAACTCGGCTCTACGGGGTTGATAGATATTAAACAAGAGTCTGATTCATATATCATATCTGAAGCTGTCTGTTGA
- the LOC120016405 gene encoding putative pentatricopeptide repeat-containing protein At1g19290 isoform X2, whose protein sequence is MTKRERICVNWSTCIYAEKGMTKNALQVFDNMWKYNRVPSLRSCNTLLSNLVKNNESYSAILVYDQMFRAGILPDCFTCAIMVNAYCKDGRVERAADFVREMENSGFEVNVVTYNSLLDGYVNLGDLEAAQRVLTLMLERGISWTMRTYTLLIKGYCKQRRMEEAEKVLQRMKEEGEVGVDECAYGVLVDGYCKVGKMDHAIRIQEGMLKLGLRMNLFICNSLINGYCQLGQIVLAQKVFTQLGKWKLKPDAYSYNTLLNGYCRAGNTSKGFMLCDEMLQRGIEASVVTYNTLLHGLCSAGSFNDALQLWHLMLKRGVSPNEVSSCTLLDGLFRMGDLDGALALWNNILARGFTKSKISFNTMINGFCKIGRVVEAEEVFNKMKELGCFPDEITYRTLIDGYCKAGNVEEAFKVKDVMEKEKIASSIESYNSLITGVFKSGKINKVKDLLTEMETQGLSPNVVTYGALISGWCDQGLLDKGFSAFFEMTNKGLVPNLIICSKIVSSLYSLGRFDEANLLLQKMLDFDLSDHGCFNRLFKGDIRYLEIQKIADSLDESASKLSLPNNVVYNIAIAGMCKSGKVVDARRVFTALLIRGFSPDNFTYCSLIHGYSAAGNVAEAFSIRDQMLKRGVVPNIATYNALMNGLCKSGNLDRAQKLFHKLPSKGVTPNVITYNTLIDGYCKSGNTSEALNLMHKMTREGILPSVVTYSTLIKGLREEGKMEDAIKLLDQMTKTGVIQGDMNCTDVKSVTGFLSMTTGPTFSGFTSHKELGSTGLIDIKQESDSYIISEAVC, encoded by the exons ATGACGAAACGAGAGCGTATTTGCGTGAACTGGTCGACTTGT ATATATGCGGAGAAAGGCATGACCAAGAATGCATTGCAAGTGTTTGACAATATGTGGAAGTATAACCGCGTGCCCAGTTTACGGTCTTGTAATACTTTATTGAGTAATTTGGTAAAAAACAACGAAAGTTACTCTGCTATTCTTGTTTATGATCAGATGTTCAGGGCAGGGATTCTGCCGGATTGTTTCACCTGTGCAATTATGGTAAATGCGTACTGCAAGGATGGGAGAGTGGAGAGAGCAGCAGATTTTGTGAGAGAAATGGAAAATTCGGGGTTTGAAGTCAATGTGGTAACCTACAATAGTTTGCTTGATGGGTATGTTAACTTGGGAGACTTGGAGGCAGCACAACGGGTGTTGACATTGATGTTGGAAAGGGGGATTTCATGGACTATGAGAACATATACTTTATTAATCAAGGGATATTGCAAACAACGGAGAATGGAAGAAGCGGAGAAGGTGCTTCAGCGAATGAAAGAGGAGGGGGAGGTTGGTGTGGACGAATGTGCTTATGGTGTTTTGGTAGATGGATACTGTAAAGTTGGTAAGATGGATCATGCTATAAGAATTCAGGAAGGGATGCTGAAGCTGGGATTGAGGATGAATTTGTTTATATGCAATTCACTTATTAATGGGTATTGTCAGCTTGGTCAAATAGTGCTAGCTCAAAAGGTGTTTACCCAACTGGGGAAATGGAAGTTAAAGCCTGACGCTTATAGTTATAATACTCTGCTGAATGGATATTGTAGGGCAGGTAATACAAGCAAAGGTTTCATGCTTTGTGACGAGATGCTTCAGAGAGGAATTGAAGCAAGTGTTGTAACTTATAATACTCTTCTCCATGGTTTATGTAGTGCAGGTTCCTTCAATGATGCTTTGCAACTTTGGCATTTGATGTTAAAAAGAGGTGTCTCTCCTAATGAGGTTAGTTCTTGCACCCTGCTAGATGGTCTTTTTAGAATGGGAGATCTTGATGGGGCTTTAGCCTTATGGAACAATATTCTGGCTAGAGGGTTCACCAAAAGCAAAATTTCTTTCAATACAATGATCAATGGATTTTGTAAGATAGGGAGAGTGGTAGAAGCAGAAGAGGTTTTTAACAAAATGAAGGAATTGGGATGTTTTCCTGATGAAATAACATATAGAACCCTGATTGATGGATATTGTAAAGCTGGAAATGTTGAAGAGGCTTTCAAGGTTAAAGATGtaatggaaaaggaaaaaattgcTTCATCCATAGAATCGTATAATTCTCTTATAACTGGAGTTTTTAAGTCTGGCAAGATTAATAAAGTGAAGGATCTTCTTACCGAGATGGAAACACAGGGATTATCCCCTAACGTTGTTACTTATGGAGCGCTTATTTCTGGCTGGTGCGATCAAGGATTGCTGGATAAGGGTTTCAGTGCATTTTTTGAGATGACTAATAAGGGCTTGGTCCCCAATTTAATTATTTGCAGCAAAATTGTTAGTAGCCTTTACAGTCTTGGTAGGTTTGATGAAGCAAACTTACTGTTGCAGAAGATGTTGGATTTTGATCTCTCGGATCATGGGTGTTTTAACAGGTTATTCAAGGGCGACATTAGATATCTAGAAATTCAGAAGATTGCAGACTCCCTTGATGAAAGTGCTAGTAAATTGTCTCTGCCCAATAATGTGGTGTACAATATAGCTATAGCAGGGATGTGCAAGTCTGGGAAGGTTGTTGATGCAAGGAGAGTTTTCACAGCTTTGTTGATTAGAGGTTTTAGTCCAGATAACTTCACATACTGTTCCCTAATCCATGGCTATTCAGCCGCTGGTAATGTCGCTGAAGCTTTTAGCATACGAGACCAGATGCTGAAAAGGGGTGTTGTTCCAAACATTGCAACATATAATGCCTTAATGAATGGCCTATGCAAATCAGGAAATCTGGATCGTGCACAAAAGCTTTTCCATAAACTTCCCTCGAAGGGGGTAACCCCAAATGTTATTACGTACAATACATTGATTGACGGCTACTGCAAAAGCGGTAATACTAGTGAAGCACTAAATTTGATGCACAAAATGACAAGAGAAGGTATTTTGCCTTCGGTTGTTACCTACTCTACCTTGATTAAAGGCCTTCGGGAGGAAGGAAAGATGGAAGATGCTATAAAGCTTTTGGATCAGATGACCAAGACAGGTGTCATTCAGGGTGACATGAATTGTACAGATGTAAAGAGTGTTACCGGTTTTCTTAGTATGACGACTGGCCCTACCTTTTCTGGTTTCACTTCTCATAAAGAACTCGGCTCTACGGGGTTGATAGATATTAAACAAGAGTCTGATTCATATATCATATCTGAAGCTGTCTGTTGA